Proteins encoded by one window of Zerene cesonia ecotype Mississippi chromosome 8, Zerene_cesonia_1.1, whole genome shotgun sequence:
- the LOC119828482 gene encoding probable cardiolipin synthase (CMP-forming), whose product MRFRTYKFYKELYSLYSKQFSSITTVNNSNVGKRHYPRHSICVSSIVCLSSDHKNSLQNFEKKAEAFKDAFEQKREKIKDTEHKIRQKGVEIVRDLKQHKEITSQKLREKKDHIIKDIRETKAKVKEKLEGVVEKENVFTVPNVLCVMRIAMSPYLGYVILQDDYNLALGLLTFAGITDLLDGWIARNWEGQASKMGSFLDPMADKVLIATLFICLTWQNLIPLALTLLIVGRDAALVAAGFVIRYISLPPPRTLSRYFDVTHATAQLAPTFISKVNTAIQLLLVNCF is encoded by the exons atgagATTCAGAACGTACAAATTCTACAAAGAACTTTATAGTTTGTATTCCAAACAATTTAGTTCTATAACAACTGTAAACAATTCAAATGTTGGTAAGCGGCATTATCCAAGACATTCGATATGTGTTTCATCGATAGTGTGTCTTTCGTCAGATCATAAAAATTCCCtgcaaaattttgaaaaaaaagcgGAAGCTTTTAAAGATGcatttgaacaaaaaagagaaaaaattaaagacacaGAACATAAAATTAGACAAAAAGGAGTTGAAATTGTTCGTGACTTAAAACAACACAAGGAAATAACGAGTCAAAAATTAAGGGAGAAAAAAgatcatattattaaagatataaggGAGACAAAAGCAAAAGTCAAAGAAAAACTTGAAGGAGTTGTAGAG aaagaaaatgtattcacAGTTCCAAATGTACTGTGTGTAATGAGAATAGCAATGTCTCCATATTTAGGTTATGTAATTTTGCAAGATGATTACAACCTAGCACTTGGATTACTTACATTTGCAGGTATTACAGACTTG CTTGATGGCTGGATAGCTCGTAATTGGGAAGGACAGGCATCAAAAATGGGTTCCTTCCTCGATCCAATGGCAGATAAAGTTTTGATTGCCACATTATTCATATGCCTTACCTGGCAAAATCTTATACCCTTAGCCTTGACCCTTCTTATTGTGGGAAGAGATGCAGCTTTGGTTGCGGCTGGTTTtgttataagatatattagtCTGCCTCCACCA aGGACCTTGAGTCGCTATTTCGACGTGACACACGCAACAGCGCAACTGGCGCCCACATTCATAAGTAAAGTGAACACGGCAATACAACTATTATTGgtaaattgcttttaa